One region of Arcobacter sp. CECT 8983 genomic DNA includes:
- a CDS encoding sulfite oxidase, producing MLAMAAMVGSNIPFASKMPSGLIPAALADSTEPFRIEGKDGLVYLNDRPVNAETPPHLLNDKFTPGKHFFIRNNGIPPKKTENPDEWTLEIAGESCEKPMTFTLKELKEKFKHYTYAVQLECGGNGRKEYNPPAKGNQWTTGAVGCGRWTGVRLRDVLEYCGIKKDAVYIGYYGRDTHLSGDPSKDSISRGVPMSKALEDQSLIAWAYEGEDIPLYNGYPLRLVFGGWPASTSGKWVKKVVIRDRVHDGKKMQGQSYRVPKNPVAPGSEVPDENMEIIESMPVKSLITFPKSGVRHEIGKKFKFNGKAWAGDLEVEQMEVSIDFGATWQKVKKLDKPVNRLAWQTWEASVRFPKIGYYEVWARAMDSNGVKQPMILPGWNPRGYLNNACHRIAVLVV from the coding sequence ATGTTAGCAATGGCTGCAATGGTTGGTTCGAATATTCCTTTTGCATCAAAGATGCCTTCAGGTCTTATTCCTGCTGCATTAGCTGATTCTACTGAACCTTTTAGAATAGAAGGAAAAGATGGTCTTGTCTATTTAAATGATAGACCTGTAAATGCAGAAACACCGCCGCATTTATTAAATGATAAATTCACTCCAGGAAAACATTTCTTTATTAGAAATAATGGTATTCCTCCAAAGAAAACAGAAAATCCAGATGAATGGACTTTAGAAATTGCAGGTGAAAGTTGTGAAAAACCTATGACTTTTACTTTAAAAGAGTTAAAAGAAAAGTTTAAACACTATACTTATGCTGTACAGTTAGAGTGTGGTGGAAATGGTAGAAAAGAGTATAACCCACCAGCAAAAGGAAATCAATGGACTACAGGTGCTGTAGGATGTGGAAGATGGACTGGTGTTAGATTAAGAGATGTTCTTGAGTATTGTGGTATCAAAAAAGATGCCGTTTATATTGGATATTATGGGAGAGATACTCACTTAAGTGGTGACCCAAGTAAAGACTCTATTTCTAGAGGTGTTCCAATGAGTAAAGCCTTAGAAGATCAATCTTTAATCGCATGGGCTTATGAAGGAGAAGATATTCCTTTATATAATGGATATCCATTAAGATTAGTTTTTGGTGGATGGCCTGCATCAACATCAGGAAAATGGGTTAAAAAAGTAGTTATTCGAGATAGAGTGCATGATGGTAAAAAAATGCAAGGTCAATCTTATAGAGTACCTAAAAATCCAGTTGCACCAGGAAGTGAAGTACCTGATGAAAATATGGAAATCATAGAATCAATGCCAGTAAAATCATTGATAACATTCCCTAAATCAGGTGTAAGACATGAAATAGGTAAAAAGTTTAAATTCAATGGAAAAGCTTGGGCAGGTGATTTAGAAGTAGAGCAAATGGAAGTATCTATCGACTTTGGTGCCACATGGCAAAAAGTTAAAAAATTAGATAAACCAGTAAATAGACTTGCTTGGCAAACATGGGAAGCATCTGTAAGATTCCCTAAAATAGGATATTATGAAGTATGGGCAAGAGCTATGGACTCAAATGGTGTTAAACAACCAATGATTTTACCTGGATGGAATCCAAGAGGTTATTTAAATAATGCTTGCCATAGAATAGCTGTATTAGTAGTGTAA
- a CDS encoding L-lactate dehydrogenase, which yields MSNLTKIGVIGAGNVGAAIVNALVLRNVGKEIILFNRDKDKAVAETMDIDDTIPLLSEMTIKATNDYKDLAKCSIIAVTVGARQKEGETRLELLDRNAGIIKDIIKNLDKYAPNAVLLMVSNPVDILTRVAQEATKRDSNKVFGSGTVLDTSRLRFQVGKELNVNRKNVHVHVIGEHGDSEFAVWSNAIIGSVKLKNFPLPENIKLAQLKKKTMKIVKNRAYEIIQKKGYTNYGVAVAVVKLIQSVIRDEKKIFSVSVKANEEYNLEKGTVLSLPCTIGNQGVEYRLNVTLNKKEKNLLQKASKSLSDAYKEIKA from the coding sequence ATGTCAAATCTTACAAAAATAGGTGTAATCGGAGCTGGAAATGTAGGTGCAGCTATTGTAAATGCTTTAGTCCTTAGAAATGTTGGAAAAGAAATAATTTTATTTAATAGAGATAAAGACAAAGCAGTAGCAGAGACTATGGATATAGATGACACCATTCCTTTACTTTCAGAAATGACAATTAAAGCTACAAATGATTATAAAGACTTAGCAAAATGTAGTATCATAGCTGTTACAGTTGGAGCTAGACAAAAAGAAGGAGAGACTAGATTAGAACTTCTTGATAGAAATGCAGGAATTATAAAAGATATCATTAAAAACCTTGATAAATATGCACCAAATGCTGTTTTACTGATGGTATCAAACCCTGTTGATATACTTACAAGAGTAGCACAAGAAGCTACTAAAAGAGACTCAAATAAAGTCTTTGGTTCAGGAACAGTTTTAGATACTTCAAGACTAAGATTTCAAGTTGGAAAAGAACTAAATGTAAATAGAAAAAATGTTCATGTGCATGTTATAGGTGAGCATGGAGATAGTGAGTTTGCAGTTTGGTCAAATGCAATAATTGGTTCAGTAAAACTAAAAAACTTCCCTCTTCCAGAAAATATCAAATTGGCACAGTTAAAAAAGAAAACTATGAAAATAGTAAAAAATAGAGCCTATGAAATTATCCAAAAAAAGGGATATACAAATTATGGTGTTGCAGTTGCTGTTGTAAAACTTATTCAAAGTGTTATTAGAGATGAAAAAAAGATATTCTCTGTATCTGTAAAAGCAAATGAAGAGTATAACTTAGAAAAAGGAACAGTTCTTAGTCTTCCTTGTACAATTGGAAACCAAGGAGTTGAATATAGACTAAATGTGACTTTAAATAAAAAAGAAAAAAACCTACTTCAAAAAGCTTCAAAAAGCCTAAGTGACGCATACAAAGAAATCAAAGCATAA
- a CDS encoding AzlC family ABC transporter permease: MDKNFRNGFIANLPIGVSVFAYGAVLGVLCVQKEIEFYQLALMNIFIFAGSSQFVIVDMWNTTLDIIGVTIAALLVNLRYFLVTASLNTLFVGTSKTQKFKYMHFVTDECWAITMQRLKQEKITPMFLLGGGVCIFSIWFAGTSLGYFLGDFIQSPEKYGLDFAFIAIFLALAVSMYKGKENIIPWLITIASAFAFEQLIDGKIYIVLAAILGAFSAVVFSKDERYG; the protein is encoded by the coding sequence ATGGATAAAAATTTTAGAAATGGATTTATTGCTAATCTCCCAATTGGAGTTAGCGTTTTTGCTTATGGTGCAGTTTTAGGTGTACTTTGTGTTCAAAAAGAAATTGAGTTTTATCAATTAGCTTTGATGAATATCTTTATTTTTGCGGGGTCTTCTCAATTTGTAATTGTAGATATGTGGAATACAACTCTTGATATTATAGGTGTGACAATTGCAGCACTTCTTGTAAACTTAAGATATTTTTTGGTTACAGCTTCCTTGAATACTCTTTTTGTAGGCACAAGTAAAACTCAAAAATTTAAATATATGCACTTTGTGACTGATGAGTGTTGGGCTATTACAATGCAGAGATTAAAACAAGAGAAAATAACGCCTATGTTCTTATTAGGTGGAGGAGTTTGTATTTTTTCTATTTGGTTTGCTGGAACTTCACTTGGATACTTTTTAGGTGACTTTATTCAAAGCCCAGAAAAATATGGTCTAGACTTTGCATTTATTGCAATTTTTTTAGCTCTTGCAGTTAGTATGTATAAAGGTAAAGAGAATATTATTCCTTGGCTTATAACAATTGCTAGTGCTTTTGCTTTTGAACAGTTAATTGATGGAAAAATATATATAGTTTTAGCAGCTATTTTAGGAGCGTTTTCAGCAGTGGTATTTTCAAAGGATGAAAGATATGGATAG
- a CDS encoding AzlD domain-containing protein → MDSFTLSALAIIFLVALGTYSLRVSGILLSSKLSKNKKIELFLDYLPSTLLLALVFPSIIKEGVAGIVASLLIVLIMYKTNNVLLSMCVSILFIALFRNYIT, encoded by the coding sequence ATGGATAGTTTTACACTTAGTGCTTTAGCTATAATATTTTTAGTTGCATTAGGAACTTATAGTTTAAGGGTTTCAGGAATATTACTTTCAAGTAAATTATCAAAAAATAAAAAAATAGAATTGTTTTTAGACTATCTTCCTTCTACTTTACTTTTGGCATTGGTTTTTCCAAGTATTATAAAAGAAGGTGTAGCTGGAATAGTTGCAAGTCTATTAATTGTTTTAATAATGTATAAAACAAATAATGTACTTCTTTCTATGTGTGTATCTATTTTATTTATAGCACTTTTTAGAAATTATATTACATAA
- a CDS encoding AraC family transcriptional regulator — MEKNQDTAFQTKIWKPKFSDDITFHKAYFLNYGFDKHVHEDYTIGLIQNGHMDAFVDGEKKSLDSSTIVSVNPDETHACQTFYHKDYTLYSIYLKPNLFKDLVNENFHTSEVYFKDGAYFDKELSSRFLKILNFSENQYLSNLDFECELLDSVKSLVSKNVKYTIDKNISNHQSMIKRAKEFMSENYHLDLNLDDISNALDVSKYHFLRTFKDKTFISPHNYLMLKRIEKAKELLQKGESLINTAYICGFNDQSHLTKRFKAIMGLTPGEYKKFFN, encoded by the coding sequence ATGGAAAAAAATCAAGATACTGCTTTTCAAACTAAAATTTGGAAACCAAAATTTAGTGATGACATTACTTTTCATAAAGCTTATTTTTTAAACTATGGTTTTGATAAGCATGTTCATGAAGACTATACTATTGGCTTAATACAAAATGGACATATGGATGCTTTTGTAGATGGTGAAAAAAAGAGTTTAGATAGTTCTACAATTGTTAGTGTAAATCCTGATGAAACCCATGCTTGCCAAACTTTTTACCATAAAGACTATACTCTTTATTCAATCTATTTAAAACCAAACTTATTTAAAGATCTTGTAAATGAAAACTTTCATACAAGTGAAGTTTATTTTAAAGATGGTGCATATTTTGATAAAGAACTTTCAAGTAGATTTCTAAAAATATTAAATTTTAGTGAAAATCAATATCTTTCTAACTTGGATTTTGAATGTGAACTTTTAGATTCTGTTAAAAGTCTAGTTTCAAAAAATGTAAAATATACAATAGATAAAAATATCTCAAATCATCAATCAATGATAAAAAGAGCAAAAGAGTTTATGAGTGAAAATTATCATTTAGATTTAAATTTAGATGATATCTCAAATGCTTTAGATGTATCTAAATATCACTTTTTAAGAACTTTCAAGGATAAAACCTTTATCTCTCCTCACAACTATCTTATGCTAAAAAGAATAGAAAAGGCAAAAGAATTACTTCAAAAAGGTGAAAGCCTTATAAATACAGCATATATCTGTGGTTTTAATGACCAAAGTCATTTAACTAAAAGATTTAAAGCTATCATGGGCTTAACTCCTGGGGAATATAAAAAGTTTTTTAATTAG
- a CDS encoding exonuclease SbcCD subunit D C-terminal domain-containing protein encodes MNKIKFLHTSDWHLGQNFMGKSRIEEHEAFLSWLLNTIKENNIDVLLVSGDIFDTGTPPNYALELYYNFLKQLSQVNSLNTTIITAGNHDSVSTLKAPKQLLEALNVHVVVNGDEDENIIIPIKEPLIENDTTKAIVCAVPFLRDSIIRQSLGAETVSDKEKLANDGIKAYYEKTYNKAKELNSNVPIIAMGHLTTVGSRTSESERDIYIGGTLDIGGDYLGSLFDYVALGHLHINQKVSSNHVRYSGSPIPLSFSESKNTQKVNLVTIKESVEVEELEIPLKRKLQVIKGNLETIKDELQKVEDKTTWIEVHIKDDNPMFANTQIREEATKLDLTILAVKIEKSEKQLRAKELKAISLDELSVNDVFEKRLEQENIEDKEFKEQLTLSFSQIVNNLHESEEQI; translated from the coding sequence ATGAATAAGATTAAATTTTTACACACTTCTGACTGGCACTTAGGTCAAAACTTTATGGGAAAAAGCAGAATTGAAGAGCATGAAGCTTTTTTATCTTGGCTTTTAAATACAATAAAAGAAAATAATATAGACGTATTACTTGTATCAGGAGATATTTTTGATACAGGAACACCACCAAACTATGCACTTGAACTTTACTACAACTTTTTAAAACAATTATCACAAGTAAATAGTTTAAATACTACAATCATAACAGCTGGAAATCATGACTCTGTCTCAACACTAAAGGCACCAAAGCAATTACTTGAAGCACTAAATGTACATGTAGTAGTAAATGGCGATGAAGATGAAAATATAATCATCCCTATAAAAGAGCCTCTTATAGAAAATGATACTACTAAAGCAATAGTTTGTGCAGTGCCATTTTTAAGAGATAGTATCATAAGACAATCACTTGGAGCAGAAACAGTAAGTGATAAAGAAAAACTAGCAAATGATGGTATCAAAGCTTATTATGAGAAAACCTACAATAAAGCAAAAGAGTTAAACTCAAATGTACCAATCATAGCTATGGGACACCTTACAACTGTAGGAAGTAGAACAAGTGAAAGTGAAAGAGATATCTACATAGGTGGAACACTTGATATAGGTGGAGATTATCTTGGAAGTCTATTTGACTATGTAGCTTTAGGACACTTGCATATCAATCAAAAGGTTTCTTCAAATCATGTAAGATACTCGGGCTCTCCAATACCACTAAGTTTTAGTGAGTCAAAAAACACTCAAAAAGTAAATCTTGTAACTATAAAAGAAAGTGTAGAAGTAGAAGAGTTAGAAATCCCACTAAAAAGAAAGCTACAAGTTATCAAAGGCAACTTGGAAACTATAAAAGATGAACTACAAAAGGTGGAAGATAAAACAACTTGGATAGAAGTTCATATCAAAGATGATAACCCAATGTTTGCAAATACTCAAATAAGAGAAGAAGCTACAAAACTAGACCTAACAATCCTAGCTGTTAAAATAGAAAAAAGTGAAAAGCAACTGCGAGCAAAAGAGCTAAAAGCTATAAGCCTAGATGAACTAAGCGTAAATGATGTATTTGAAAAAAGATTAGAGCAAGAAAACATAGAAGATAAAGAGTTCAAAGAGCAATTAACTCTTAGCTTTTCTCAAATAGTAAACAACCTTCACGAAAGTGAGGAACAAATCTAA
- a CDS encoding multidrug effflux MFS transporter: protein MKHIHTILKHKSSESIFMTLFLALPLFTLLPMGIDLFLPALNDIQTFFLGDNSVAKFAISIYLLFWGIGQMFWGRISDIIGRRNVALIGLVVFSLASYLISKITQDNATQFLVFRALQSFGGSACFAAIFAIIRDTFDGVKLGRAYSYLNGSLAIIPVSAPLIGAFILQTNSWQYVFTLFSIIGLCSIVWTYLFTAETLVKSKEDDILEKQSTLEAYKSVVTNKSFVLYLSLTLVGFLGFMFFLTVAPLYLIGHLGLTKVSFGWMFMLIAFVFMIGSFTVPLVVEKIGIKKTVGMGIIFYTFGGVLIFALSSFGIWQTYVLPMAIIAAGCTIFVSACPAFALEDFKKNAGTASGLFSALNFGLSSMGATYLASIINLSSARDISYIYIIIGTLVMVTYFSYSFYKNKNIAK from the coding sequence ATGAAACATATTCATACAATTTTAAAACACAAAAGTAGTGAATCTATATTTATGACTCTTTTTTTAGCTTTACCATTATTTACCCTACTTCCAATGGGTATTGACCTTTTTTTACCTGCATTAAATGACATTCAAACTTTTTTTCTAGGTGACAATAGTGTTGCTAAATTTGCTATTTCTATTTACCTTCTTTTTTGGGGAATTGGTCAGATGTTTTGGGGAAGAATCAGTGATATTATAGGAAGAAGAAATGTTGCACTTATAGGACTTGTTGTTTTCTCCCTTGCTTCATATCTAATATCAAAAATAACACAAGACAATGCAACACAGTTTTTAGTATTTAGAGCTTTACAAAGTTTTGGAGGAAGTGCTTGTTTTGCTGCAATTTTTGCGATTATTCGAGATACTTTTGATGGAGTTAAATTAGGACGGGCTTACAGTTATCTAAATGGTTCTTTAGCTATTATTCCTGTATCTGCTCCACTTATTGGGGCATTTATTTTACAAACAAACTCTTGGCAATATGTATTTACTCTATTTTCTATTATTGGTTTATGTAGTATTGTTTGGACATACCTTTTTACAGCAGAAACTTTAGTAAAAAGTAAAGAAGACGATATCTTAGAAAAGCAGTCTACTTTAGAAGCTTATAAAAGTGTAGTTACAAATAAAAGCTTTGTTTTATACCTAAGTCTTACCCTTGTTGGTTTTCTTGGTTTTATGTTCTTTTTAACTGTTGCACCTTTATATTTAATTGGGCATTTAGGTTTAACAAAAGTATCTTTTGGTTGGATGTTTATGCTTATTGCTTTTGTTTTTATGATTGGCAGTTTTACAGTTCCTTTAGTAGTAGAAAAAATAGGAATAAAAAAAACTGTAGGCATGGGAATCATTTTTTATACTTTTGGTGGAGTGTTGATTTTTGCTCTTTCATCTTTTGGTATTTGGCAAACCTATGTTTTACCTATGGCTATTATTGCAGCTGGATGTACAATCTTTGTAAGTGCCTGCCCTGCTTTTGCACTAGAAGATTTTAAAAAAAATGCTGGAACTGCATCAGGACTATTTTCTGCTTTAAACTTTGGTCTTTCTTCTATGGGTGCTACATATTTAGCCTCTATTATAAACTTAAGTTCTGCAAGGGATATTTCATATATTTATATCATTATTGGTACTTTAGTTATGGTTACATATTTTTCTTATAGCTTTTACAAAAATAAAAATATTGCAAAATGA
- a CDS encoding response regulator transcription factor has protein sequence MKKNILIIEDEEPIINIIKNRLDSEIYNVDTALDGQSALKLINTKEYDLITLDIMLPKIDGFTICNSIRNQSKKTLIVMISALDTEDFKTKAYDYGIDDYIAKPFSAKELSLKIKSLLKRRDELTMTKEQKKTSAIFINDEAKEVSINNFIVDFTPSEYFILSVFTNNKNRVYSRQELAQLIYDNYLGEIDERGIDSHICNIRKKISAHHDKDIIKTIRGIGYKIDEN, from the coding sequence ATGAAAAAAAATATACTAATAATAGAAGATGAAGAGCCAATTATAAATATTATTAAAAATAGGCTTGATTCTGAAATCTATAATGTTGATACTGCTTTAGATGGGCAAAGTGCTTTAAAGCTTATAAATACAAAAGAGTATGATCTTATTACCTTAGATATTATGTTACCCAAAATAGATGGATTTACAATTTGTAATTCAATAAGAAATCAATCAAAAAAAACATTAATAGTAATGATAAGTGCTTTAGATACTGAAGATTTTAAAACTAAAGCTTATGATTATGGAATTGATGATTATATTGCAAAACCTTTCTCTGCAAAAGAGTTATCTCTTAAAATAAAATCTCTTTTAAAAAGAAGAGATGAATTAACTATGACAAAAGAACAAAAGAAAACAAGTGCAATATTTATAAATGATGAAGCAAAAGAAGTTTCTATAAATAACTTTATAGTAGATTTTACACCTAGCGAATATTTTATATTATCAGTTTTTACAAACAATAAAAATAGAGTATATTCAAGACAAGAATTAGCCCAACTGATATATGATAACTACTTAGGTGAAATTGATGAAAGAGGAATAGATAGCCATATTTGTAATATAAGAAAAAAGATCTCAGCTCATCATGATAAAGATATTATAAAAACAATAAGAGGAATAGGATATAAAATAGATGAAAATTAA
- a CDS encoding HAMP domain-containing sensor histidine kinase, with translation MKIKTFIVTLATIAGLIVSTFTAVMTFVIIGEPIHSEMFIKISLTVLAVLPVIAFFSLVSGTYLSKNSIFIQKRLAKIKDQEFNQDNSKFFITEVNEINDDINYLSNQLETLIKDLRQKNHNLSNLLVSMAHDIKTPITIINGYIEEIEDGLISKEQLPETLDYIKKEIEFLNELTVDILEFISSIKKYRTKEKILLYYFIENEVFPLLPKNQNIQYINKINKDLEIRFNKIDLKKICINIMCNAIKHIEKGYIKIYTKEENIYFENNGTKIEKEYSQKIFEPFFTTSKSKNRKNRKNKKSGFGLGLSIVGNLSLNNSYRCSLKSSDEEKTIFSLEKKEIISI, from the coding sequence ATGAAAATTAAAACATTTATTGTAACCTTAGCTACTATTGCAGGCTTAATTGTTTCAACTTTTACTGCTGTTATGACTTTTGTAATTATTGGGGAACCTATTCATAGTGAGATGTTTATAAAAATTTCTCTTACCGTATTAGCTGTTTTACCTGTAATTGCTTTTTTTAGTTTAGTTTCTGGCACTTACCTTTCTAAAAATTCTATTTTTATTCAAAAACGATTAGCAAAAATAAAAGACCAAGAGTTTAATCAAGATAATAGCAAATTTTTTATAACTGAAGTAAATGAAATAAATGATGACATAAACTATCTTTCAAACCAACTTGAAACACTAATTAAAGACTTAAGACAAAAAAACCATAATCTTTCTAACCTTCTTGTTTCTATGGCACATGATATTAAAACACCAATAACAATAATCAATGGCTATATTGAAGAGATAGAAGATGGTTTGATTTCAAAGGAACAGCTACCTGAAACCCTTGATTATATAAAAAAAGAGATTGAATTTTTAAATGAACTAACAGTAGATATCTTAGAGTTTATTTCATCAATTAAAAAATATAGAACAAAAGAAAAAATTTTATTATACTACTTTATTGAAAATGAAGTGTTTCCTCTTTTACCAAAAAATCAAAATATTCAATATATAAATAAAATAAATAAAGATTTGGAAATAAGATTTAATAAAATAGATTTAAAGAAAATCTGTATAAATATCATGTGCAATGCAATAAAACATATTGAAAAAGGATATATAAAAATTTATACCAAAGAGGAAAATATCTATTTTGAAAACAATGGAACTAAGATAGAAAAAGAGTATAGTCAAAAAATATTTGAACCATTTTTTACAACTTCAAAAAGCAAAAATAGAAAAAACAGAAAAAACAAAAAAAGTGGTTTTGGACTAGGATTATCAATTGTTGGTAATTTATCTTTAAACAACTCTTATAGGTGTAGTTTAAAATCAAGTGATGAAGAAAAAACTATTTTTAGCCTTGAAAAGAAAGAAATTATTTCTATTTAG